Proteins encoded by one window of Desulfurococcus sp.:
- the ileS gene encoding isoleucine--tRNA ligase, translating into MSSEWSLQGAYKPRDVEEAVLKYWDSVNVYNLVKERNRSGRRKFNFIDGPPYPSGDVPHIGTAWNKVLKDAVLRYRRMKGYRVFDKPGYDCHGLPIEVKVEQRLGIKVKKEIEERLGVEGFIEKCKKLALTNAEAMTRWFKELGVFMDWDNPYLTLKDEYIEYVWWLIKKAHERGLLDEEYRVVHWCPRCSTTLAEYELEYHELEDPSIYVKFQVDGKPGEYLLIWTTTPWTLPANTFIMAHPDEDYVKIEVNGEKWILAKKRLEAVAGELGVRDYKVVEEFKGSRIIGVKYVHPLADIVPLQKELEKYHVVYPAPEFVSMHEGTGLVHGAPGHGFEDYVVARRNGVDVIASPIDDEGRFTQEAGKYAGLYVKDANTAIIQDLESRGALLKASTVIHKYPVCWRCKTPVVMRATRQWVIKVSKLKDKLRRELDNVKWIPEWARERIGFMVENVEDWLISRQRYWGTPLPIWRCSNGHRVVVGSISELEKLAGVKPKELHRPWIDEVVFKCPVCGLEMRRVPDVADVWLDSSVAFYAAKDHPDRLSPEDVTVDFIVEVHDQTRGLFFSMLRAGVVGFDRVPYKTVLVHGFMLDEKGREMHKSLGNYVGTDEVIARIGRDPLRVWLAGNTTWEDAKFSWKAVEDSMRDLAVLWNIAVLAYTYMKLDNYDPSSHALRDYMEHLKTEDKWILSRVNTLIKRVSELMDSYEIHSAVKLLRDFYIEDLSHWYIRLIRPRVWVEENTSDKLAAYTVLYYVLDRLARLMAPFTPFIAEYIYQALMKPVYNEPSIHLLQYPEPEEELIDETLEAEMEIIREVYEAAAEARMKHGLKMRQPIRRLVVYADDERVASVISRNMDLVRVIANAKDVDVEPLRLLSEIVRYKVELVYKNVGPKYKSLVRPLAEYVEANQDKIASDILSKGVHETLVNNSMVVLTREDVKITPHYIEGYSVGEAGWGSIAIDVRLSEEEIAEGLARDIVRRIQVMRKMMNLDLNAWIKTTILAPRDKVALIEKMRKYIMNETRSVELTVKQNDDKLEELKGFKQVWEIGDEEYIIGVEKA; encoded by the coding sequence ATGAGCAGCGAGTGGAGTTTACAAGGTGCCTACAAGCCCCGGGATGTAGAGGAGGCTGTATTAAAGTACTGGGATTCCGTAAACGTGTATAACCTTGTTAAGGAGAGAAACAGGTCCGGGAGGAGAAAGTTCAATTTTATAGATGGGCCACCCTACCCTTCTGGAGACGTACCTCATATTGGCACAGCATGGAATAAAGTATTGAAGGACGCTGTTCTAAGATACAGGAGGATGAAGGGGTACAGGGTCTTCGATAAGCCAGGCTACGATTGCCACGGGCTCCCCATAGAGGTAAAAGTAGAGCAGCGTCTCGGCATTAAGGTTAAGAAGGAGATAGAAGAGAGGCTCGGGGTTGAAGGATTCATAGAGAAGTGCAAGAAGCTGGCTTTAACGAATGCTGAAGCAATGACGAGGTGGTTTAAGGAACTCGGTGTATTCATGGATTGGGATAACCCCTACCTCACCCTTAAAGACGAATACATTGAATACGTATGGTGGCTGATCAAGAAGGCGCACGAGAGGGGATTGCTCGACGAGGAATACCGTGTTGTGCACTGGTGCCCCCGGTGCTCTACAACACTAGCTGAATACGAGCTTGAATACCATGAGCTGGAGGATCCAAGTATATACGTGAAGTTCCAGGTTGATGGAAAGCCAGGTGAGTACCTTTTAATCTGGACGACTACCCCGTGGACACTGCCAGCTAATACATTCATCATGGCACACCCGGATGAAGACTACGTGAAGATCGAGGTTAATGGTGAGAAGTGGATTTTAGCCAAGAAAAGGCTTGAAGCAGTAGCAGGCGAGTTAGGTGTTAGAGACTACAAGGTTGTCGAGGAATTCAAGGGCTCCAGGATAATTGGAGTAAAATATGTTCACCCTCTAGCCGATATAGTGCCTCTTCAAAAAGAGCTTGAGAAGTATCATGTAGTGTATCCTGCACCAGAATTCGTATCAATGCATGAAGGTACAGGGCTAGTGCATGGTGCACCAGGCCACGGTTTCGAGGACTACGTGGTTGCCAGGAGAAATGGAGTAGACGTGATTGCAAGTCCCATCGACGATGAGGGAAGATTCACGCAGGAAGCAGGCAAGTATGCTGGCTTATACGTTAAGGATGCTAACACAGCTATAATACAGGACTTAGAGTCGCGGGGAGCGCTTCTTAAAGCTTCAACCGTTATCCACAAGTACCCTGTATGCTGGAGGTGTAAGACACCTGTTGTAATGAGGGCTACGAGACAGTGGGTTATCAAGGTATCAAAGCTTAAGGATAAGCTTCGAAGAGAACTCGATAATGTAAAGTGGATCCCTGAATGGGCCCGTGAGAGAATAGGCTTCATGGTTGAGAACGTTGAAGACTGGCTTATCTCAAGACAGAGGTACTGGGGGACTCCTCTACCCATATGGAGATGTAGCAATGGACACCGAGTAGTCGTAGGGAGCATAAGCGAGCTGGAGAAGCTTGCCGGCGTAAAGCCCAAGGAGCTTCACAGGCCTTGGATAGATGAAGTTGTCTTCAAGTGCCCGGTCTGCGGGCTTGAAATGCGTAGGGTCCCCGATGTCGCTGATGTATGGCTTGACAGTAGTGTTGCATTTTACGCTGCAAAAGATCACCCGGATAGGTTGAGCCCCGAGGATGTTACCGTTGACTTCATAGTTGAAGTCCATGATCAAACAAGAGGATTGTTCTTCTCAATGCTGCGAGCCGGGGTCGTGGGCTTCGATAGAGTACCCTATAAAACGGTGCTAGTCCACGGCTTCATGCTCGATGAAAAAGGTAGGGAGATGCATAAAAGCCTAGGTAACTACGTGGGCACGGATGAAGTCATAGCGAGAATCGGCAGGGATCCACTTAGAGTATGGCTTGCAGGTAACACGACATGGGAGGATGCAAAGTTCTCGTGGAAGGCTGTTGAGGATTCAATGAGGGATCTCGCAGTATTATGGAATATAGCTGTCTTAGCCTACACGTACATGAAGCTCGACAATTATGATCCAAGTAGCCACGCGCTAAGAGATTACATGGAACACTTAAAAACAGAGGATAAGTGGATTCTCAGCAGAGTGAACACTCTCATTAAGCGTGTTTCAGAACTCATGGATTCATATGAGATCCACTCAGCTGTAAAACTCCTTAGAGACTTCTACATCGAGGACCTCAGCCACTGGTACATTAGGCTTATAAGACCGCGTGTATGGGTTGAAGAGAACACTAGTGATAAGCTGGCAGCCTACACAGTACTCTACTACGTGCTGGATAGACTTGCAAGATTAATGGCACCGTTCACTCCATTCATAGCTGAATACATATACCAGGCCCTAATGAAGCCTGTCTACAATGAGCCCTCCATACACCTCCTACAATACCCTGAACCAGAGGAGGAGCTAATCGATGAGACGCTTGAAGCTGAAATGGAGATTATTAGAGAGGTGTACGAAGCGGCTGCAGAAGCTAGAATGAAGCACGGCTTAAAGATGCGTCAACCAATCAGGAGACTGGTAGTGTATGCTGATGATGAAAGAGTCGCTAGTGTTATAAGTAGAAACATGGATTTAGTGAGAGTTATCGCGAATGCCAAGGATGTCGATGTAGAACCACTAAGACTCCTCAGCGAGATAGTTAGATATAAGGTTGAACTAGTCTATAAGAACGTGGGCCCTAAGTACAAGTCCCTAGTAAGACCTCTAGCAGAATACGTTGAAGCCAATCAGGATAAAATAGCATCCGATATTCTCAGTAAAGGTGTTCACGAAACACTAGTGAATAATTCAATGGTAGTCTTAACGAGAGAGGATGTAAAGATAACACCCCACTACATAGAGGGATATAGCGTCGGGGAAGCTGGATGGGGTAGCATCGCTATAGATGTAAGGCTCAGCGAGGAGGAGATAGCTGAAGGACTAGCAAGAGATATAGTTAGAAGGATCCAGGTTATGAGGAAGATGATGAACCTGGATCTAAATGCATGGATTAAAACAACAATACTGGCAC
- a CDS encoding family 1 encapsulin nanocompartment shell protein has translation MLSKHPLDLPRDRKLSAEEAADALRLAIIAELDAINLYLQLARAIEDEKIRRVFEDIANEEKTHVGEFLSLLEVIDPRQVEELKKGAIEVKELTGLSVPLLRNNGNTSETSGPVDPPDSNSVLELVKKAFISVLNENRTLRKYIQVVDLGRGVESTVIEKAGGEIQRTIIPLKELSVSFRVTQRDLDYASRSKTSPLMPELYQAALKLALMEDSLILESIISSTEVQRARMGDWDLDGTPVTDVASAVSKLYSAGAGRPFILVVSPSNYARTAKVSEKRGLLELERITHLVDSIVVSPVIDDNRVVVASTKPFVLDLVTGGDVSVDYIGPEKDLHLFRAWELIALRVKHAGGIIVLER, from the coding sequence ATGTTATCTAAGCATCCTCTCGACCTACCGAGAGATCGAAAGCTTAGCGCTGAGGAGGCCGCTGACGCCCTAAGACTCGCAATAATAGCTGAGCTCGATGCCATAAACCTCTACCTTCAGCTCGCCAGGGCTATAGAGGATGAGAAAATACGCAGGGTTTTCGAGGATATAGCAAACGAGGAGAAAACCCATGTAGGAGAATTCCTCTCTCTACTGGAAGTCATTGATCCACGACAAGTAGAAGAGTTGAAGAAGGGAGCAATCGAGGTTAAAGAACTCACAGGCCTCAGCGTACCTTTACTTAGAAATAATGGGAATACCTCAGAAACCAGTGGGCCAGTGGACCCTCCTGATAGTAATAGTGTTCTAGAGCTTGTTAAAAAAGCATTTATCAGCGTATTAAACGAGAACAGGACTCTACGAAAGTACATTCAGGTAGTCGACTTAGGTAGAGGTGTTGAAAGCACTGTAATCGAAAAAGCTGGCGGGGAAATACAACGCACTATAATCCCGTTGAAAGAACTCTCAGTAAGCTTCAGGGTTACTCAGAGAGACCTTGACTACGCTTCGAGGAGTAAGACCAGCCCATTAATGCCTGAATTGTATCAGGCTGCATTAAAGCTAGCATTAATGGAGGACTCCTTGATCCTCGAGTCAATAATATCCTCAACTGAGGTTCAGCGAGCCAGAATGGGAGACTGGGATCTCGATGGAACACCTGTTACAGATGTAGCTAGTGCTGTCAGCAAGCTGTACTCTGCAGGAGCTGGAAGACCATTTATTCTAGTTGTGAGCCCCTCCAACTACGCTAGAACAGCTAAAGTATCCGAGAAAAGAGGGCTTCTAGAGCTCGAGAGAATCACCCATCTAGTGGACAGCATAGTTGTATCTCCCGTGATAGACGATAACAGAGTTGTAGTTGCATCTACGAAACCCTTTGTCCTCGACTTAGTTACAGGTGGGGATGTCTCAGTAGACTACATTGGACCCGAGAAAGACCTACACTTATTCAGAGCATGGGAGCTGATAGCCCTTAGGGTAAAACATGCTGGTGGAATCATAGTATTAGAGAGGTAA
- a CDS encoding FprA family A-type flavoprotein: protein MVDYRVYKLAENFYLLRAFDYSTRFFEGLWEIPEGIMYNSYVLTGSEGTVVFDTWKNSMASEYVDALKDIVDPRDVKYVVVHHAEPDHSGALKLLVEKSNPLVLGHPLAKNLVESFYGVQVRFKPVVDGGSLSINEEKIVFYQTPWLHWPETIVSYIAGSRALLSCDIFGAYGVFNREVWIDELSGEALGKYWWLMKKYLANVIGTYREWILKNLEKLTQIPGGVEWILPSHGLLIRGEYTGQVLQKYASWGRGDSEHGKTIIVYSSMYGFAQKTVELVEKYLAEKGVQVKTLGFNDESRAYVSDIIGEAYDAERILFITSTYEADLFPLMRYVAFLMTSKIPRNKRIAVIALYGWGAKAGRILSEILGPAGFSIVETLEFKAGEEEKSMEKIKSLVEKLLSF, encoded by the coding sequence ATGGTAGACTACAGGGTATACAAGCTAGCCGAGAACTTCTACCTTCTGCGTGCATTTGATTATTCAACCAGGTTCTTTGAAGGATTATGGGAGATACCTGAGGGAATAATGTATAATTCCTATGTTCTCACTGGTAGTGAGGGTACTGTAGTATTCGATACCTGGAAAAACAGCATGGCTAGCGAGTACGTGGATGCCTTAAAAGATATAGTGGATCCAAGGGATGTTAAATACGTAGTCGTCCACCACGCTGAACCTGATCACTCAGGGGCACTTAAGCTGCTCGTCGAGAAATCCAATCCACTAGTGCTCGGGCATCCTCTAGCTAAAAACTTGGTTGAATCATTCTACGGGGTCCAAGTGAGATTTAAGCCTGTAGTAGATGGCGGGAGCCTGAGTATTAACGAGGAGAAAATAGTCTTCTACCAGACACCTTGGCTCCACTGGCCTGAAACCATAGTATCCTATATAGCTGGCAGTAGAGCCCTCTTATCATGTGATATCTTCGGGGCTTACGGCGTCTTCAATAGAGAGGTGTGGATTGATGAGTTAAGCGGGGAAGCGCTCGGCAAGTACTGGTGGCTCATGAAGAAGTACCTTGCTAACGTGATAGGCACTTACCGCGAGTGGATTCTAAAGAACCTTGAGAAGCTCACCCAGATACCAGGTGGAGTGGAGTGGATACTACCATCCCATGGCCTCCTAATTAGAGGAGAATACACGGGTCAGGTTCTACAGAAATACGCTAGCTGGGGGAGAGGGGATTCAGAGCACGGTAAAACTATTATAGTGTACTCTTCGATGTATGGTTTCGCGCAGAAAACAGTTGAATTAGTTGAGAAGTATCTAGCTGAAAAAGGCGTCCAGGTGAAAACACTAGGCTTCAACGATGAGAGTAGAGCTTACGTAAGCGATATTATTGGCGAAGCGTATGACGCAGAGCGCATTCTTTTCATTACATCAACATATGAAGCTGATTTATTTCCACTGATGCGATATGTAGCATTTCTAATGACTAGTAAGATCCCGAGGAACAAGAGGATCGCTGTGATAGCCCTCTACGGGTGGGGTGCTAAAGCCGGCAGGATTCTCAGCGAGATCCTAGGGCCGGCAGGTTTTAGTATCGTGGAGACTCTTGAGTTTAAGGCTGGTGAGGAAGAGAAGAGTATGGAGAAGATTAAAAGCCTGGTAGAAAAACTACTATCTTTTTAA
- a CDS encoding HD domain-containing protein, with product MSTASSSQVGFEPAGFIPFNAQVRDPVYGYIDYVKGFEDVVMDSWVLQRLRYIYQLQAAHLIYPGATHTRFSHSLGVLFSSYKYMSYLVRSAGISNIPDDRRRELIAHQRELIHASRLLGLLHDIGHGPFSHAFDKYVYRSSGFLGFRVGNHEIIGYLLYRMVLRDLIEKTLSREKENLHVDPELLLYLLDEGMKPPQGMREYTDLHGKGLLGAGDFYDPLGAHGLENIVRLVVRDYVYTSDIMDYLRRDSYYTGVPVGEINDEWIIRNSYVIEKSNRLVPAVARKALDEIARLFDARKIMYKNVYLHQVNQAFIETIGFLLQCIRDEVSRLLSSFLEEGKPFTYLVLTDQYIYSLFKRMLVDDLKGAVCEDKELARSALESLFVRRKPLWKTLKRITVNLREARHLYGRYGEILQKRIEEEVYTEVSNALHGRDIEPGDVRVVFDKIDIYPSAGAEILSTIEVVELKDGRIVELTSMSLEEFAKEAGLIPEALITVYLNRAKYRELTGEELVKVSERISSIIHDAVRGHRREAPETS from the coding sequence TTGAGCACGGCGAGTAGTAGTCAAGTAGGATTCGAGCCGGCTGGTTTCATACCTTTCAACGCCCAGGTACGTGACCCGGTATACGGGTACATTGACTACGTGAAGGGGTTTGAAGATGTAGTCATGGATTCATGGGTTCTTCAGAGGCTTAGATACATATACCAGCTTCAAGCAGCACACTTAATATATCCTGGAGCCACTCATACAAGATTCTCTCACTCCCTGGGAGTACTGTTCTCCTCTTACAAGTACATGTCGTACCTAGTTAGGTCCGCGGGTATATCTAATATCCCCGATGATCGTAGGAGGGAGCTTATAGCTCATCAAAGAGAGCTTATCCATGCTTCAAGACTACTAGGACTGCTTCACGATATAGGTCACGGGCCATTCAGCCATGCATTTGATAAATACGTTTATCGATCCAGTGGGTTCCTCGGCTTCAGAGTTGGAAACCACGAGATCATAGGATACCTGCTCTACCGCATGGTTTTAAGAGATTTAATCGAGAAAACTCTTTCAAGAGAGAAGGAGAACCTGCACGTAGACCCTGAGCTGCTTCTCTACCTGCTAGATGAGGGGATGAAGCCTCCTCAAGGAATGAGGGAATACACTGATCTACATGGCAAAGGCTTGCTTGGAGCAGGAGACTTCTACGACCCGCTAGGGGCTCACGGATTAGAGAACATTGTTAGGCTTGTGGTAAGAGACTACGTTTACACGAGCGATATCATGGACTACCTGAGAAGAGATAGCTATTATACAGGCGTGCCTGTAGGCGAGATCAATGATGAATGGATTATACGGAACTCGTATGTAATCGAGAAAAGCAATAGGCTTGTACCGGCTGTAGCTAGGAAGGCTCTAGACGAGATCGCCCGGCTCTTCGATGCGAGAAAAATCATGTATAAAAACGTCTATCTCCACCAGGTTAATCAGGCTTTCATAGAAACGATAGGCTTCCTACTTCAATGTATAAGAGATGAGGTATCAAGACTGCTTAGCAGCTTTCTCGAGGAGGGTAAGCCATTCACATACCTGGTTCTCACGGATCAATACATTTACTCGCTCTTCAAGAGAATGCTAGTGGATGATCTTAAAGGTGCTGTCTGTGAGGATAAAGAGCTGGCTAGAAGCGCATTGGAAAGCCTTTTCGTGAGGAGGAAGCCACTTTGGAAGACCTTGAAGAGGATTACAGTGAACTTGCGTGAAGCAAGACACCTCTACGGGAGGTACGGTGAAATACTCCAGAAGCGTATAGAGGAGGAGGTTTACACGGAGGTCTCGAACGCCCTTCACGGGAGAGATATAGAGCCCGGGGATGTTAGAGTAGTCTTCGATAAGATAGATATATATCCTTCAGCGGGAGCAGAGATACTTAGCACTATTGAAGTAGTAGAGTTAAAGGACGGGAGGATCGTGGAGTTAACATCTATGTCTCTCGAGGAGTTCGCTAAGGAGGCTGGATTAATACCCGAAGCTCTAATAACAGTATACCTTAACAGAGCCAAGTATCGGGAGCTAACTGGCGAAGAACTAGTTAAAGTTAGCGAGAGGATTTCGAGCATAATACATGATGCTGTGAGAGGGCATCGCAGAGAGGCTCCTGAAACCTCATAG
- a CDS encoding peroxiredoxin: MPGEIPLIGEPLPQMEVVTSHGKKKLPDDYKGRYLVIFSHPADFTPVCTTEFVAFTKRYEDFKKLNTELLGLSVDSTYSHIKWIEWIKEKFNVEIPFPIIADPGGEVSRKLGFLHAQSATHTVRAVIIVDDKGIVRAILYYPQEAGRNIDEILRLVKVLQLNDKYKRAVPAGWPNNELIGDSLIVPPASTVKEAEENVKKYKCFDWWFCYEEEKVPKEEVLETRSWLERAAKPSK; the protein is encoded by the coding sequence ATGCCTGGAGAGATACCATTAATTGGTGAACCACTCCCTCAAATGGAGGTAGTGACATCCCACGGCAAGAAGAAGCTACCAGATGACTACAAGGGCAGATATCTAGTGATATTCAGTCATCCAGCCGATTTCACGCCAGTCTGTACAACAGAGTTCGTAGCCTTTACCAAGAGATACGAAGACTTCAAGAAGCTAAATACTGAGCTACTAGGGTTAAGCGTTGACAGCACATACTCGCACATCAAGTGGATTGAGTGGATTAAAGAGAAATTCAATGTGGAGATACCTTTCCCAATAATAGCTGACCCCGGCGGCGAAGTTTCAAGAAAGCTTGGATTCCTCCACGCGCAGAGCGCAACTCACACTGTAAGAGCTGTTATAATAGTAGACGATAAGGGTATCGTGAGAGCGATCCTATACTATCCCCAGGAAGCCGGTAGAAACATAGATGAAATCTTGAGATTAGTGAAAGTCCTCCAGTTAAACGATAAGTATAAGAGGGCTGTGCCGGCAGGATGGCCCAACAACGAGTTAATTGGAGACTCGCTGATAGTCCCGCCGGCATCAACAGTGAAAGAAGCGGAGGAGAATGTAAAGAAGTATAAGTGCTTCGACTGGTGGTTCTGCTACGAGGAAGAAAAAGTGCCGAAAGAGGAAGTCTTAGAAACCAGGTCCTGGCTTGAGAGGGCTGCTAAACCCTCCAAGTAA
- a CDS encoding polyprenol monophosphomannose synthase — protein sequence MKVSIILPTFNERENIRVLIPSIGEVMRKAGLEYEIVVVDDNSPDGTAEEAVKLSNIYPVRVVRRPGKMGLSSAVYEGVKHSTGDVIVVMDADLQHPPEYIPVLVKRIQEGCDITVASRYVKGGRVEGFPVIRQLVSKASIFLAHMLVRGSRRVRDAVSGFFAARKSILQYWRLVEPRGYKVLVEILAEVEDARVCEEPFTFKGRASGSSKLSSRVILSYVRMLYKLNARLFLLYLTVVLLALLLLLLAL from the coding sequence ATGAAGGTCTCCATTATTCTACCTACATTCAACGAGAGGGAGAATATACGTGTCTTAATCCCCTCTATAGGGGAAGTTATGCGTAAAGCAGGCCTGGAGTACGAGATAGTTGTGGTAGATGATAACAGCCCAGATGGCACAGCTGAGGAGGCAGTAAAGCTCTCCAATATATACCCGGTTCGAGTTGTAAGGAGACCCGGCAAAATGGGGTTATCTTCAGCGGTATATGAAGGGGTAAAGCACTCTACTGGTGATGTAATTGTAGTCATGGATGCTGATCTCCAGCATCCTCCAGAATATATCCCGGTCCTCGTGAAGAGAATCCAGGAGGGATGCGATATTACTGTTGCATCAAGATACGTGAAGGGTGGTAGAGTAGAAGGCTTCCCTGTTATAAGGCAGCTGGTTTCAAAGGCTTCAATATTCCTAGCGCACATGCTTGTACGAGGTTCTCGAAGAGTAAGAGATGCTGTAAGCGGCTTCTTTGCAGCCAGAAAAAGTATACTGCAGTACTGGAGGCTTGTTGAGCCCAGAGGCTATAAGGTCCTCGTGGAGATACTAGCCGAGGTTGAAGATGCAAGGGTCTGTGAAGAGCCTTTTACATTCAAGGGGCGTGCAAGCGGCTCCTCCAAGCTCTCTAGTAGAGTTATACTCTCATATGTTAGAATGCTCTACAAGCTGAATGCACGTTTATTCCTGCTCTACCTCACAGTAGTCCTACTAGCATTACTACTTCTACTTCTAGCACTCTGA
- a CDS encoding DUF58 domain-containing protein, translating into MEATHRLREYMALLSIIVAVSVLITPELVIYTIVLLAVPLLSRVIMEVNLYAVEKLKVYSDVSVERDDRISVTYTVENPLWMPVFHLEYSIRYSELLRLVEGVKSGLLVIPPKSTLKLRFVFKERLGEHIVGPLKIIARDPFGFYRSNEIELGRAVILRIPPKPEEVIVRKLYSYARSTGLVKSRTPGDGVEFYDVRDYSPGDEARRIVWRIYASRRRLAVWESEREVHQPVIFILDASREMWSGPFGQSMVEHSARIIASVVYYLVRRGYSISTVVFNESMVDSSGRPIHGHRGYLEAIRILSKAKFTGVDAPRSSMLVGALSYTYKNILPRDRSVVFLFTHITRSMLRVLIEWNSLLRSRGHVLYIINPLITSYESRGDLPDWAARIYEVKLMKTLREDVDALTEARLNGLLVIAVTPSMIPQRVIDAVERYSM; encoded by the coding sequence GTGGAAGCAACCCACAGATTGAGGGAGTACATGGCTCTATTATCAATAATAGTGGCAGTATCAGTTCTAATCACTCCAGAACTAGTGATCTACACTATCGTACTACTCGCTGTACCCCTCCTCTCACGCGTCATCATGGAGGTAAACTTGTATGCAGTAGAGAAGCTTAAAGTTTACTCAGATGTCTCTGTGGAGCGGGATGACAGGATCTCTGTCACATACACCGTGGAAAACCCCTTATGGATGCCGGTATTCCATCTTGAATACAGTATTCGCTACAGCGAGCTGCTAAGACTGGTGGAGGGAGTTAAATCAGGGCTACTTGTAATCCCGCCTAAGTCGACGCTTAAACTACGCTTCGTATTCAAGGAGAGGCTCGGCGAGCATATTGTAGGCCCGCTTAAAATAATCGCTAGAGATCCATTCGGCTTCTACAGGTCAAATGAGATAGAGCTGGGAAGAGCTGTAATACTCCGTATTCCACCGAAGCCGGAGGAAGTTATAGTGAGAAAGCTTTACAGCTATGCTAGGAGCACCGGCCTCGTTAAATCTAGAACACCTGGAGATGGTGTTGAGTTCTATGATGTAAGAGACTACTCCCCCGGTGATGAAGCCAGAAGGATTGTCTGGCGTATTTACGCGTCTAGGAGAAGGCTTGCAGTATGGGAGTCCGAGAGGGAGGTCCACCAGCCTGTAATATTTATTCTCGATGCTTCAAGGGAAATGTGGAGCGGGCCCTTCGGGCAATCCATGGTTGAGCATTCAGCTAGGATCATAGCATCAGTAGTCTACTATCTGGTTAGAAGAGGCTATTCGATCTCAACAGTAGTATTCAACGAGTCCATGGTTGACTCTAGTGGTAGACCTATACATGGTCACCGAGGATACCTAGAGGCTATTAGAATACTATCTAAGGCTAAATTTACCGGCGTGGATGCACCTCGTAGTAGCATGCTGGTGGGGGCTTTATCCTACACATATAAGAATATTCTCCCGAGAGACAGGAGCGTGGTATTCTTATTCACGCATATCACGAGGAGCATGCTACGCGTTCTAATCGAATGGAACAGTCTTCTCAGGAGTAGAGGCCACGTTCTCTACATTATAAACCCTCTCATCACAAGCTATGAGAGCAGAGGTGATCTACCGGATTGGGCAGCTAGAATCTATGAAGTAAAGTTAATGAAGACTCTCAGAGAGGATGTAGATGCACTAACTGAAGCGAGGCTGAACGGCCTACTAGTAATAGCTGTCACTCCATCCATGATCCCCCAGAGAGTTATTGATGCAGTTGAAAGATACAGCATGTAG